In one Lycium barbarum isolate Lr01 chromosome 7, ASM1917538v2, whole genome shotgun sequence genomic region, the following are encoded:
- the LOC132601454 gene encoding uncharacterized protein LOC132601454 gives MSQVSCSSHVKCNCGNIAKHLTSSTPSNLGRKFYKCLRPKGNSCGFWEWEDELFPEIQWNNVQNLTSSLDAVKIERDKLQEELIAIEATHLFEVNKMKEELIGLKSKQQFDLKKLLNLEEKLANTRMLLLISWGIFIGFLAASLIN, from the coding sequence ATGTCTCAAGTTAGCTGTTCATCTCATGTAAAATGTAATTGTGGCAACATTGCAAAACACCTCACTTCATCGACTCCTAGTAATCTAGGACGGAAATTCTACAAATGTCTGAGGCCTAAGGGCAATTCTTGTGGATTTTGGGAATGGGAAGATGAATTGTTCCCTGAGATTCAATGGAATAATGTTCAAAATTTGACGTCGTCGTTAGATGCGGTCAAGATCGAAAGGGACAAATTGCAAGAAGAATTAATTGCCATTGAGGCTACACATCTATTTGAAGTGAACAAAATGAAGGAGGAATTAATTGGCTTGAAGAGTAAACAACAATTTGACTTGAAAAAACTTCTAAATTTGGAGGAGAAACTTGCAAATACAAGGATGTTGCTTTTGATTTCGTGGGGAATATTTATTGGCTTTTTGGCGGCTTCCTTAATCAACTGA